A window of Bacillus rossius redtenbacheri isolate Brsri chromosome 4 unlocalized genomic scaffold, Brsri_v3 Brsri_v3_scf4_1, whole genome shotgun sequence contains these coding sequences:
- the LOC134541710 gene encoding sperm acrosomal protein FSA-ACR.1-like, producing MEGAGHQEQAAASGSHQEQAAASGSHQEQAAASGSHQEQAAASGSHQEQAAASGSHQEQAAASGSHQEQAAASGSHQEQAAASGSHQEQAAASGSHQEQAAASGSHQEQAAASGSHQEQAAASGSHQEQAAASGSHQEQAAASGSHQEQAAASGSHQEQAAASGSHQEHAVGR from the exons ATGGAGGGAG CGGGCCATCAGGAGCAGGCGGCCGCCTCTGGGAGCCATCAGGAGCAGGCGGCCGCCTCTGGGAGCCATCAGGAGCAGGCGGCCGCCTCTGGGAGCCATCAGGAGCAGGCGGCCGCCTCTGGGAGCCATCAGGAGCAGGCGGCCGCCTCTGGGAGCCATCAGGAGCAGGCGGCCGCCTCTGGGAGCCATCAGGAGCAGGCGGCCGCCTCTGGGAGCCATCAGGAGCAGGCGGCCGCCTCTGGGAGCCATCAGGAGCAGGCGGCCGCCTCTGGGAGCCATCAGGAGCAGGCGGCCGCCTCTGGGAGCCATCAGGAGCAGGCGGCCGCCTCTGGGAGCCATCAGGAGCAGGCGGCCGCCTCTGGGAGCCATCAGGAGCAGGCGGCCGCCTCTGGGAGCCATCAGGAGCAGGCGGCCGCCTCTGGGAGCCATCAGGAGCAGGCGGCCGCCTCTGGGAGCCATCAGGAGCAGGCGGCCGCCTCTGGGAGCCATCAGGAGCACGCGGTGGGCCGCTGA